Proteins from a genomic interval of Corynebacterium freiburgense:
- a CDS encoding alpha/beta hydrolase: MPLLRHLYNLAVTKLSRLPNAPGGIEALLTWCHTKGYRSLPFPAVFRSDAVYITPSNERFDAPRVAHRFQQPGASPQGVERWIIESPAMQRNVHVQVLRLGNPEIPAPLLFLLDGSSAPSNNGWILHGHIAKTLAGENVTVIMPTEASGSHYADWLTTDPELGFMQWETFLCRELPPLLEHPDNGLRTNGQRIIGGLSMGASAAVRLANNNPGLFHGVIGISGCYSTTDPVGWEYHHAISRSVGGHTRNLWDAEHRWKADVCLQPSGLYDSAVYLFTADGRITPRDIDFHKNRPFQELLGSVLLEFASWCCTQRLDNALKTNGHKNYHVVYQHGGIHDWIYCSEQLQAGWAWIKKRLASTTHS; the protein is encoded by the coding sequence GTGCCCCTGCTGCGTCATCTTTATAATCTCGCGGTAACCAAACTTTCACGGCTGCCAAATGCTCCTGGCGGTATTGAAGCACTCCTTACGTGGTGCCATACAAAAGGTTACCGCTCCCTGCCCTTCCCAGCAGTATTTCGTAGCGACGCCGTGTATATCACGCCTTCAAACGAACGTTTCGACGCCCCGCGAGTTGCACACCGCTTCCAACAACCCGGTGCCAGTCCCCAGGGCGTCGAACGCTGGATTATTGAATCTCCGGCAATGCAACGCAATGTCCATGTCCAAGTACTACGCCTGGGCAATCCTGAGATCCCAGCCCCATTGCTCTTTTTACTCGACGGTTCATCGGCGCCTTCGAACAATGGTTGGATTCTCCACGGACATATCGCAAAAACACTTGCCGGCGAAAATGTCACGGTAATCATGCCAACAGAAGCAAGTGGATCCCATTATGCAGACTGGCTAACTACAGATCCCGAACTAGGTTTTATGCAATGGGAAACCTTCCTATGCAGAGAACTTCCCCCACTCCTCGAACACCCAGACAATGGACTACGCACTAATGGTCAACGCATCATAGGTGGACTGTCTATGGGAGCCAGTGCCGCCGTCCGGCTAGCGAATAACAATCCGGGCCTATTCCACGGCGTCATAGGGATTTCCGGTTGCTATTCCACCACCGACCCGGTTGGCTGGGAATATCACCATGCAATCTCGCGTTCGGTTGGCGGACATACCCGCAATCTGTGGGACGCAGAACACCGATGGAAAGCAGATGTTTGCCTGCAACCATCAGGACTTTATGATTCCGCCGTATACTTATTTACCGCGGATGGGCGTATTACGCCTAGGGATATTGATTTCCACAAAAATCGACCATTCCAAGAACTCCTCGGTTCAGTCCTTTTAGAATTTGCATCCTGGTGTTGCACACAACGTCTAGATAATGCACTAAAAACAAACGGACACAAAAACTATCACGTGGTATACCAGCACGGTGGTATCCACGATTGGATTTACTGTTCCGAACAACTTCAAGCCGGGTGGGCATGGATTAAGAAACGCCTGGCAAGCACCACCCACAGCTAA
- a CDS encoding exonuclease domain-containing protein translates to MNAPLYLVLDVQTVTSAQSDRIIEIGAVLLDSQFNVQSIWETLIDPDCEVSDSETQGIDPDELFDAPYFDYIAKRLALLLQGRIIIAQHLERVSEVLYNEYKRLEVELPDAGWGIDIEQYCYDVENGESVTLEECLVEREIYRVNPPSALANAVAITAFVRDIVHGSDPVDFHGEALELPTEQLALLDDDQLEPVPRSISEDQCENRRHWLEKFTPNHDVRLDAAATAYLEFLLNQLVEGRLNTIDQVALIRKATELGLFSRDTRELHHWLLRHVTLKTLLGGDFESEHLQAIAQELGIQHNPFATILADPPKLEQLPKLSAGDAIAFVGTTEICREEWQEIAYSVGLQISGLHQGTVLVIAGDIESQTAPMQLARSLEVPIIDEATFAVIVQAMNQIEDDGSAPEVLRSNIDIVEFFPWAPEAAQDAESLTAAWLQAHGNDSLSSISNTVELAILPEDIDLEFTVAHIAETTDRSSLGIKTLVYDLILQILDIAGASFPEQSDANHDSLDSGNSPKGAGSVGGDHAKVQKRLGDNREASNTRSQIELLIGWLDLLGKWPAPHQVGIALPATIATAISDIEQPGQALIEQAFHEVEQVLEKDTERRSAIISGRATGALNLQTLGDQFGVTRERVRQLEVALRKELQTQNPACETVINACASRFMPCASVAEIFNIMPGLGETIEPNTSHNLLEVLTWVHGVPGVEFSQGCTIQWQITDGWIIFGDFIQAAEESTQSAVDHYGLLLESQLVAELMERFPAGSPERILKYFTDKLGFIRRGPYLLPPRSSVVGQIAVELAINGAPMTTDQLHKVMPDRSRSAIEQVLERSDIFINFDQDSWALQEWGVVQAKHRREVEQPLEPGAEFSPEETKDLYYHDELWMLLIKVEQQHLEQTEFSVPLGIGQLYNLQPEEAIEIPSRFGPHTLRRGATECTLSTPRRFLHQLEANIGDRVWLVFGEFFEVRPALPVEQGLVGLAALANAMALEPGTRLETLAQINVALGLEVDAPRRQAVRRLRNRDEDHFAEILRQA, encoded by the coding sequence ATGAATGCGCCGTTGTATTTAGTACTTGATGTCCAAACTGTTACCTCAGCACAATCTGATCGGATCATAGAAATTGGCGCAGTCCTTTTAGATTCGCAATTCAATGTGCAAAGCATATGGGAAACATTAATAGACCCTGATTGTGAAGTGAGTGATAGCGAAACGCAAGGCATTGATCCAGATGAGCTTTTTGACGCCCCCTATTTTGACTATATTGCTAAGCGTTTAGCGCTCCTTCTGCAAGGGCGAATAATTATTGCTCAGCACTTGGAGCGCGTGTCTGAAGTTCTTTATAACGAATACAAGCGTTTGGAAGTTGAATTGCCTGACGCTGGATGGGGTATTGATATAGAACAATATTGTTATGATGTGGAGAATGGTGAATCTGTAACCCTTGAAGAATGTCTTGTTGAGCGGGAAATATACCGGGTAAACCCACCTTCTGCCCTCGCAAATGCAGTTGCGATTACAGCATTCGTTCGTGATATCGTGCATGGCTCAGATCCAGTGGATTTTCACGGTGAGGCACTAGAGCTGCCTACTGAGCAACTTGCTTTACTCGATGACGATCAGCTCGAACCGGTGCCCCGCTCAATTTCGGAGGACCAATGTGAAAATCGTCGTCATTGGTTGGAGAAGTTTACGCCCAACCATGATGTTCGCTTGGACGCGGCCGCGACTGCTTATCTCGAGTTTTTATTGAATCAATTGGTGGAAGGTCGGCTAAATACAATCGACCAAGTTGCACTAATACGCAAAGCGACAGAGCTGGGGTTATTTTCTCGCGATACGCGCGAGTTACACCATTGGTTATTGCGGCATGTGACCTTAAAAACCTTGCTCGGAGGTGATTTTGAAAGTGAACACCTGCAGGCGATCGCCCAAGAGCTTGGCATCCAACATAATCCTTTTGCCACTATTCTTGCGGATCCGCCGAAACTAGAACAACTGCCTAAACTTTCTGCGGGAGATGCAATTGCGTTTGTTGGTACTACGGAAATTTGCCGTGAAGAATGGCAGGAAATTGCGTACTCGGTGGGTTTGCAAATCAGCGGATTGCATCAAGGCACTGTATTGGTCATTGCTGGAGATATTGAATCTCAAACCGCGCCAATGCAATTGGCCCGTTCGCTAGAAGTACCAATTATTGATGAGGCCACATTTGCCGTTATTGTGCAGGCAATGAATCAGATCGAAGATGACGGATCTGCGCCAGAGGTATTGCGTTCAAATATTGATATTGTGGAATTCTTCCCGTGGGCACCAGAAGCTGCCCAGGATGCGGAGTCACTTACTGCCGCATGGTTGCAGGCCCATGGCAATGATTCACTTTCTTCAATTTCCAATACGGTGGAATTGGCCATATTGCCTGAAGATATTGATCTTGAATTTACGGTAGCTCATATTGCAGAAACTACAGACCGAAGCAGTCTGGGTATAAAAACATTAGTTTATGACCTAATATTACAAATCCTGGATATTGCTGGTGCATCATTCCCGGAACAATCAGACGCAAATCATGATTCGCTAGACAGCGGCAATTCACCTAAGGGTGCAGGTTCGGTTGGTGGTGATCATGCAAAAGTGCAAAAGCGGCTCGGAGATAATAGGGAAGCTTCGAATACGAGATCCCAGATCGAATTATTAATTGGTTGGTTGGACCTACTAGGCAAATGGCCCGCGCCGCACCAGGTGGGCATTGCCTTACCCGCCACGATTGCAACGGCAATATCTGATATTGAGCAACCTGGTCAAGCTTTGATTGAGCAGGCATTCCATGAGGTAGAGCAAGTATTGGAAAAAGATACGGAGCGTCGCAGCGCGATTATTTCTGGCAGAGCAACGGGCGCACTGAATCTACAAACACTTGGTGATCAATTTGGGGTTACGCGAGAGCGGGTGCGGCAACTGGAAGTGGCATTGCGAAAAGAGTTGCAAACTCAAAATCCTGCTTGTGAGACGGTCATTAATGCCTGTGCTTCCCGATTTATGCCTTGTGCCAGTGTGGCAGAAATTTTTAACATTATGCCGGGGTTGGGTGAAACAATTGAGCCCAATACTTCTCATAACCTTTTGGAAGTTCTTACCTGGGTGCATGGAGTCCCAGGGGTTGAATTTTCGCAGGGGTGCACTATTCAATGGCAGATCACTGATGGTTGGATTATTTTTGGTGACTTTATTCAAGCTGCTGAGGAAAGTACTCAATCTGCGGTTGATCACTATGGGCTGTTATTAGAATCGCAGCTTGTTGCAGAATTGATGGAGCGGTTCCCGGCTGGTTCACCGGAGCGAATACTCAAATACTTCACCGATAAACTGGGATTTATTCGGCGTGGCCCGTATTTATTGCCGCCGCGGAGTTCGGTCGTTGGGCAGATTGCTGTGGAATTAGCAATCAACGGGGCGCCGATGACTACCGACCAATTACATAAAGTGATGCCAGATCGTAGCCGTAGTGCTATTGAGCAGGTATTAGAACGAAGCGATATTTTTATTAATTTTGATCAGGATTCTTGGGCGCTTCAAGAATGGGGAGTGGTGCAGGCAAAGCATCGTAGGGAAGTGGAGCAACCACTGGAACCAGGTGCAGAGTTTTCTCCGGAAGAGACTAAAGACCTCTACTACCACGATGAACTTTGGATGCTGCTCATTAAAGTTGAGCAACAGCATCTTGAGCAAACCGAATTTTCCGTTCCACTTGGCATTGGTCAGCTTTATAACCTGCAACCAGAAGAAGCAATCGAAATACCCAGCCGTTTTGGCCCACATACATTACGTCGTGGTGCCACGGAGTGTACGTTAAGTACACCGCGGAGGTTTTTGCATCAGCTTGAAGCGAATATTGGTGATCGCGTGTGGCTGGTATTCGGGGAGTTTTTTGAAGTGCGTCCGGCATTACCCGTGGAGCAGGGGTTGGTGGGGCTTGCCGCATTGGCTAATGCAATGGCACTGGAACCGGGAACCCGGTTGGAAACATTGGCGCAAATCAATGTTGCCTTAGGGTTGGAGGTGGATGCGCCTCGCCGTCAAGCAGTACGACGCCTCCGTAACCGCGATGAAGACCATTTTGCGGAAATTTTGCGTCAGGCGTAG
- a CDS encoding class I SAM-dependent methyltransferase gives MVEYWNHNIAYHPWILQNSQGRVLDIGCGDGTLVEKLAAQCEYVVGIEPDCATFLQAKKRLENAENVQLLRTTFEDYAQTVSAGEFDTIIFVASIHHMEFRQALENAKRQLCPGGVILVVGLSANKTIFDWIISSLKFPVVKILDWKYRASDSPSVPVAEPTLNLAEIREIVSEELPGATIRHGVLYRYLLSWVNDP, from the coding sequence ATGGTCGAATACTGGAATCATAATATTGCATACCACCCTTGGATATTGCAGAATTCGCAGGGCAGGGTGCTTGATATTGGTTGCGGCGATGGGACCTTGGTAGAAAAACTCGCAGCCCAGTGTGAATATGTTGTGGGCATTGAGCCTGATTGTGCTACCTTTCTACAAGCGAAAAAGCGTCTAGAAAACGCAGAGAATGTTCAATTGCTGCGTACAACATTCGAAGATTACGCACAAACAGTCAGCGCAGGTGAGTTCGACACTATTATTTTTGTTGCCTCGATTCACCATATGGAATTTCGTCAAGCCCTAGAAAACGCAAAACGTCAGTTATGTCCTGGTGGCGTTATATTAGTCGTTGGATTAAGTGCAAATAAAACGATTTTCGATTGGATTATTTCTTCACTTAAATTCCCGGTAGTAAAGATACTAGATTGGAAATATAGGGCGTCCGATTCCCCTTCAGTGCCAGTTGCAGAACCAACGCTGAATTTAGCTGAAATTCGCGAAATCGTTTCTGAAGAATTGCCTGGTGCAACGATTCGTCATGGGGTGCTGTATCGGTACCTTTTGTCTTGGGTAAATGACCCATGA
- a CDS encoding IS1096 element passenger TnpR family protein: protein MRPIKVKLTAKNIYNPPKAIMFVDGSQPAEQVLDLIAAGLYGTPDPAITLSGELDGSPYWMGFADYHFDGILDIDITGWAFEDLMKYNKLVLVLLGPTEWRFAMHLSDGEPPSNFEIPMVASASGKVIPALPSSLIDAANRAADGLPTDPSLSRPLASFANNITWKPFFLPFCNQYLRQVQAFQLAGYPSSWVRFSESIVDEKVHRCATMISDYLHHRARFLKVGADGDVTPTALKGLLEFDAQTSRIFKDEVGHGKLPRIQQLPDLQRCIATMTDADLLIQTPAGLVLTDRANELLEAAQEQNIRSMAFWGPLTEVAIQEHSDELNLEEFPVAPRESLHGSFSDFAEDRISDFPDFPDTNDRPVLSNPIRKNAQIKHERVRFPGERIEQTDAGRVVHLHLRMALKDVKPTVSRVLRVPAHLSVAEAMPDILKLFGWAADQTWRVTYTHEKRDYTIALEDKDIRDSQYVSPNDIQLAQVFAPKFRVHIGYGSNIGWEMEVLNTGSDSGPHSIKVLKAKNACPPEDCEGPSNYQQLRDIRRQGAGYLKRHPNTPRNWFEKEQQLAMAMRDPKQPQYPAGYEL, encoded by the coding sequence ATGCGCCCCATTAAAGTGAAGCTTACTGCCAAAAATATCTATAACCCGCCCAAGGCGATTATGTTTGTTGATGGCTCTCAGCCTGCCGAACAAGTACTCGACCTTATTGCTGCTGGTTTGTACGGTACTCCGGACCCTGCCATTACACTTTCCGGCGAGCTTGACGGATCGCCTTATTGGATGGGTTTTGCTGACTATCATTTTGACGGCATTCTGGATATTGATATCACGGGCTGGGCATTCGAAGATTTAATGAAGTACAACAAGCTTGTGCTGGTGCTTTTGGGCCCTACTGAGTGGCGTTTTGCCATGCATCTTTCGGACGGGGAACCTCCGTCGAATTTCGAAATTCCAATGGTGGCTTCTGCCTCCGGCAAGGTTATTCCAGCATTGCCATCTTCACTTATCGACGCCGCGAATCGTGCGGCTGATGGTTTGCCTACGGATCCATCGCTAAGTCGCCCACTGGCAAGTTTTGCGAATAACATTACTTGGAAGCCGTTTTTCCTGCCGTTTTGTAATCAGTATTTGCGCCAGGTTCAAGCGTTTCAATTGGCCGGTTACCCATCGTCTTGGGTGCGTTTCTCTGAAAGCATTGTCGATGAGAAAGTTCATCGTTGTGCCACCATGATTTCCGATTATCTGCACCATCGGGCAAGGTTCCTCAAAGTCGGAGCAGATGGGGATGTAACGCCTACAGCCTTAAAGGGGTTGCTAGAGTTTGATGCTCAAACTTCACGAATTTTTAAAGATGAGGTTGGACATGGCAAGCTACCTCGAATCCAGCAATTACCGGATTTGCAGCGTTGCATCGCCACTATGACTGATGCGGATCTACTGATCCAAACACCAGCAGGTCTTGTATTAACTGATCGTGCCAACGAATTACTTGAGGCTGCGCAGGAACAAAATATTCGGAGCATGGCATTTTGGGGTCCACTGACGGAAGTAGCAATTCAAGAGCACTCGGATGAGCTGAACCTGGAGGAATTCCCAGTTGCACCACGCGAATCACTACACGGCAGTTTTAGTGATTTCGCGGAGGATCGAATCAGTGATTTCCCTGACTTCCCCGATACAAATGATCGCCCGGTACTTTCCAATCCAATCCGTAAAAATGCTCAAATTAAACACGAGCGTGTTCGTTTCCCAGGCGAACGTATTGAGCAGACTGACGCTGGTCGGGTAGTGCACTTGCATCTCCGTATGGCGCTAAAAGATGTAAAACCTACCGTGAGTCGAGTGCTGCGCGTACCTGCACATCTTTCTGTGGCAGAAGCAATGCCCGATATTTTAAAGCTTTTCGGCTGGGCAGCAGATCAGACGTGGCGTGTAACCTATACCCACGAAAAGCGGGATTACACTATCGCACTTGAGGATAAAGATATCCGAGATTCTCAGTACGTTTCGCCTAATGATATCCAGCTTGCACAGGTATTCGCGCCGAAGTTCCGGGTACATATTGGTTATGGTTCGAATATTGGCTGGGAAATGGAGGTACTGAATACCGGAAGTGATTCAGGCCCGCATTCCATTAAAGTTCTCAAAGCAAAAAACGCTTGCCCTCCTGAGGATTGTGAAGGCCCCTCGAACTATCAACAATTACGTGATATTCGCCGGCAAGGTGCAGGGTATTTAAAGCGGCATCCGAATACTCCACGAAACTGGTTTGAAAAAGAACAACAACTCGCTATGGCAATGCGTGATCCAAAGCAGCCGCAATATCCGGCGGGGTACGAACTATAG